One Halobacterium sp. DL1 DNA window includes the following coding sequences:
- a CDS encoding isopropylmalate isomerase (dehydratase component, catalyzes the isomerization between 2-isopropylmalate and 3-isopropylmalate): MSEGTLYDKVWDRHAVTELPTGQTQLFVGLHLVHEVTSPQAFGMLEERGLKVAFPEHTHATVDHIVPTADQSRPYEGAAEEMMTELEENVRRTGIEFDDPTTGRQGIVHVVGPEQGLTQPGKTIVCGDSHTATHGAFGALAFGIGTSQIRDVLATGCIAMEKQKVRRIEVTGELGEGVTAKDVILAVIRKLGTDGGVGYVYEYGGPAIEEMEMAGRMSICNMSIEGGARAGYVNPDETTYDYLEGREKVPEGEAFDELKAYWESIRSEEDATYDDVVEIDGSELEPTVTWGTTPGQSVGISEAIPAPEDMPAGKQDVARNSQAHMGVEPGDTMDGYPVDVAFLGSCTNARLPDLRAAAEVVRGREVHDDVRAMVVPGSQRVKAAAEAEGLDEVFTEAGFDWRGAGCSMCLGMNEDQLEGAEACASSSNRNFVGRQGSKEGRTVLMSPPMVAAAAVTGEVTDVRELAPREEVQQ; encoded by the coding sequence ATGAGCGAAGGTACGCTGTACGACAAGGTGTGGGACCGGCACGCGGTGACCGAACTGCCGACGGGGCAGACACAGCTGTTCGTGGGGCTCCACCTCGTCCACGAGGTGACGAGTCCGCAGGCGTTCGGGATGCTCGAGGAGCGCGGCCTCAAGGTGGCGTTCCCCGAGCACACACACGCGACTGTCGACCACATTGTGCCGACCGCCGACCAGTCGCGGCCGTACGAGGGTGCCGCCGAGGAGATGATGACCGAACTCGAAGAGAACGTCCGCAGGACGGGCATCGAGTTCGACGACCCGACGACGGGCCGGCAGGGCATCGTCCACGTGGTCGGCCCGGAGCAGGGGCTCACCCAGCCCGGGAAGACCATCGTCTGTGGCGACTCCCACACCGCGACCCACGGCGCGTTCGGCGCGCTCGCCTTCGGCATCGGCACCTCCCAAATCCGGGACGTGCTCGCCACCGGCTGCATCGCCATGGAGAAGCAGAAGGTCCGCCGCATCGAGGTGACCGGCGAACTCGGCGAGGGCGTCACGGCGAAGGACGTCATCCTGGCGGTCATCCGGAAACTCGGCACCGACGGCGGCGTCGGCTACGTCTACGAGTACGGCGGCCCCGCCATCGAGGAGATGGAGATGGCCGGCCGGATGAGCATCTGCAACATGAGCATCGAGGGTGGCGCCCGCGCGGGGTACGTCAACCCCGACGAGACCACCTACGACTACCTCGAGGGCCGCGAGAAGGTCCCCGAGGGCGAGGCATTCGACGAACTGAAAGCGTACTGGGAGTCGATCCGCTCCGAGGAGGACGCGACCTACGACGACGTAGTGGAGATTGACGGGAGCGAACTCGAACCCACCGTGACGTGGGGGACGACGCCTGGGCAGAGCGTCGGTATCTCCGAGGCGATTCCAGCGCCCGAGGACATGCCGGCCGGGAAGCAGGACGTGGCGCGGAACTCCCAGGCGCACATGGGCGTCGAACCGGGCGACACGATGGACGGCTACCCGGTCGACGTGGCGTTCCTGGGCTCGTGTACGAACGCCCGACTGCCGGACCTCCGCGCTGCCGCGGAGGTCGTCCGCGGCCGCGAGGTCCACGACGACGTCCGCGCGATGGTCGTCCCCGGCAGCCAGCGCGTGAAGGCCGCCGCTGAGGCCGAGGGCCTCGACGAGGTGTTCACCGAGGCGGGCTTCGACTGGCGCGGCGCCGGCTGTTCGATGTGCCTCGGGATGAACGAGGACCAACTGGAGGGCGCGGAGGCGTGTGCGTCCTCCTCGAACCGGAACTTCGTCGGGCGGCAGGGCTCGAAGGAGGGGCGGACGGTGCTGATGAGTCCGCCGATGGTCGCCGCCGCCGCGGTGACCGGCGAGGTCACCGACGTGCGCGAACTGGCTCCCCGGGAGGAGGTCCAGCAATGA
- a CDS encoding ketol-acid reductoisomerase (catalyzes the formation of (R)-2,3-dihydroxy-3-methylbutanoate from (S)-2-hydroxy-2-methyl-3-oxobutanoate in valine and isoleucine biosynthesis) → MTDSDFTQPVYHESDADRRYIDDKTVAVLGYGSQGHAHAQNLADSGVDVVVGLREDSSSRSAAEADGLRVETPTQAASEADVVSVLVPDTVQPSVFEAIEPELDAGDTLQFAHGFNIHYGQIEPPENVDVTMIAPKAPGHLVRRNYESGQGTPALLAVYQDATGDAQQEALAYAHALSCARAGVVETTFREETETDLFGEQAVLCGGISELAKMGYETLVDAGYSPEMAYFECLNEIKLIVDLMYEGGLGAMWDSVSDTAEYGGVTRGESVIDDSVRENMEEVLEQVQNGEFATEWVSENQAGRPSYRQRRKAEQNHEIEDVGERLRALFAWADEETNEENSEERERESGVSADD, encoded by the coding sequence ATGACAGACTCAGATTTCACGCAGCCAGTGTACCACGAATCGGACGCAGACCGACGCTACATCGACGACAAGACCGTCGCCGTACTCGGCTACGGTAGCCAGGGTCACGCCCACGCGCAGAACCTCGCGGACAGCGGCGTCGACGTCGTCGTCGGCCTGCGCGAAGACTCCTCCTCGCGGTCGGCCGCCGAGGCCGACGGCCTGCGCGTCGAGACGCCGACGCAGGCGGCCAGCGAGGCCGACGTCGTCTCGGTGCTCGTGCCGGACACCGTCCAGCCGTCGGTGTTCGAGGCCATCGAACCGGAACTGGACGCCGGCGACACCCTCCAGTTCGCGCACGGCTTCAACATCCACTACGGCCAGATCGAACCGCCGGAGAACGTCGACGTGACGATGATCGCGCCGAAGGCGCCGGGCCACCTCGTGCGCCGGAACTACGAGAGCGGCCAGGGGACGCCCGCGCTGCTCGCGGTGTACCAGGACGCGACCGGCGACGCCCAGCAGGAGGCCCTCGCCTACGCCCACGCGCTCAGTTGCGCCCGCGCGGGCGTCGTGGAGACGACGTTCCGCGAGGAGACCGAGACCGACCTGTTCGGCGAGCAGGCCGTCCTCTGTGGCGGCATCTCGGAGCTCGCGAAGATGGGGTACGAGACGCTCGTCGACGCCGGCTACAGCCCCGAGATGGCGTACTTCGAGTGCCTGAACGAGATCAAGCTCATCGTCGACCTGATGTACGAGGGGGGACTGGGCGCGATGTGGGACTCCGTCTCGGACACCGCCGAGTACGGCGGGGTCACTCGCGGCGAGTCGGTCATCGACGACTCCGTCCGCGAGAACATGGAAGAGGTCCTCGAACAGGTCCAGAACGGCGAGTTCGCCACCGAATGGGTGTCGGAGAATCAGGCCGGCCGTCCCTCCTACCGCCAGCGCCGCAAGGCCGAACAGAACCACGAGATCGAGGACGTCGGCGAACGCCTCCGCGCGCTGTTCGCGTGGGCCGACGAGGAGACCAACGAGGAGAATTCCGAGGAGCGGGAGCGGGAGTCGGGGGTGTCCGCCGATGACTGA
- a CDS encoding isopropylmalate isomerase, with translation MSGPADTVREVSGTGVPVRGNDIDTDQIIPARFLKVVTFDGLGQFAFFDQRFTDDDEQKDHPFNEERYQGASVLAVNANFGCGSSREHAPQALMRWGIDAVVGESFAEIFAGNCLALGIPTVTADAEDVQALQDWIAANPDDEVEVDVAAEEIRYGDTTVDATVDDAQRRALVDGVWDTTALMGSNEQAVRETRASLPYTDD, from the coding sequence ATGAGCGGTCCCGCCGACACCGTCCGCGAGGTATCGGGGACGGGCGTCCCCGTTCGCGGGAACGACATCGACACGGACCAGATCATCCCGGCGCGCTTCCTGAAGGTCGTCACGTTCGACGGCCTCGGGCAGTTCGCGTTCTTCGACCAGCGGTTCACGGACGACGACGAGCAGAAGGACCACCCGTTCAACGAGGAGCGCTACCAGGGCGCCTCGGTGCTCGCGGTGAATGCGAACTTCGGCTGTGGCTCCTCTCGTGAACACGCGCCACAGGCGCTGATGCGGTGGGGAATCGACGCCGTCGTCGGTGAGTCATTCGCCGAGATCTTCGCGGGGAACTGCCTCGCGCTCGGCATCCCCACGGTCACCGCCGACGCCGAGGACGTGCAAGCGCTCCAGGACTGGATCGCCGCGAACCCGGACGACGAGGTAGAGGTCGACGTCGCCGCAGAGGAGATCCGATACGGCGACACGACCGTCGACGCGACTGTGGACGACGCACAGCGGCGTGCGCTCGTCGACGGCGTCTGGGACACGACCGCGCTGATGGGGTCGAACGAGCAAGCAGTGCGCGAGACTCGCGCCTCCCTCCCCTACACCGATGACTGA